Proteins found in one Chloroflexota bacterium genomic segment:
- a CDS encoding amidohydrolase family protein: MFKGTKVFDVHGHVSAPPGARNWIMSGFTSGYVGPSPLRNARPSGGAEGPFARGPDPLSDEAFKQANQHHVNYMDERNIDVQILGPRPFTMMGWMPRHLLPRWCEFTNDTIHRQVQNFPDRFLGTTMLPQIAEAPDLSNCVPEFEKCVKEYGFVGTYLSPDPDGRHNSPGMNTRYWDPIYAKCQEYDVPVFIHGTNCLDPRIAHIPGNYQLGFVIETFLATRILAFGDQFERFPNLRICIAHGGGALDRFISSSNHRIPRGKDVSNNLFFDTCVYDVDYLALTIKQWGVNNICFGTEAPGSGGAVRQESDHPSKVAVGHTSDDLLPVLDSLDFLSEADKVTIINKNPARVFPAFSRAGAAVGAR; this comes from the coding sequence ATGTTCAAAGGAACCAAGGTGTTCGACGTTCATGGCCACGTGTCGGCGCCACCTGGAGCGCGGAATTGGATCATGAGCGGGTTCACCTCGGGCTACGTCGGACCAAGCCCCCTGCGCAATGCGCGTCCGAGCGGAGGCGCCGAGGGCCCGTTCGCGCGAGGCCCAGATCCACTGAGCGACGAGGCGTTCAAGCAGGCCAACCAGCACCACGTCAACTACATGGACGAGCGCAACATCGACGTGCAGATCCTCGGGCCGCGTCCATTTACGATGATGGGGTGGATGCCTCGCCATCTGCTCCCGCGCTGGTGCGAGTTCACCAACGACACCATTCACCGGCAGGTTCAGAACTTCCCGGATCGCTTTCTGGGGACGACGATGTTGCCCCAGATCGCCGAGGCGCCGGATCTGAGCAACTGCGTGCCCGAGTTCGAGAAGTGCGTCAAGGAGTACGGGTTTGTCGGCACGTACCTGAGCCCGGATCCCGATGGGCGCCACAACTCCCCGGGCATGAACACGAGATACTGGGACCCGATCTACGCCAAGTGCCAAGAGTACGACGTTCCGGTATTCATCCACGGTACCAACTGCCTCGATCCGCGCATCGCCCACATTCCCGGCAACTACCAGCTCGGGTTTGTGATCGAGACCTTTCTGGCGACACGGATCCTGGCCTTTGGCGACCAGTTCGAGCGCTTCCCGAACCTCCGCATCTGCATCGCGCATGGCGGCGGCGCGCTCGACCGCTTCATCTCGTCGTCCAACCACCGCATCCCGCGGGGCAAGGACGTGAGCAACAACCTCTTCTTCGACACCTGCGTGTACGACGTGGACTATCTCGCGCTCACCATCAAGCAGTGGGGCGTGAACAACATCTGCTTCGGCACGGAGGCGCCGGGCTCGGGTGGTGCGGTTCGCCAGGAGAGCGACCATCCCAGCAAAGTCGCGGTGGGTCACACCTCTGACGACCTGCTGCCAGTCCTCGACTCGCTCGACTTCCTTTCAGAAGCCGACAAGGTCACGATTATCAACAAGAACCCGGCGCGGGTCTTCCCGGCCTTCTCTCGGGCGGGGGCGGCTGTCGGCGCGCGGTGA
- the fliB gene encoding flagellin lysine-N-methylase, which yields MNGDADAARRVVVPRFLLRFSCIGAACEDNCCAAGWEVAVDEATYTRYQSLDHPLGPALREKVVKKPGVFATRQDFARIALDERRACPFFTPERLCGVQLALGPSLLSNVCRTYPRRTVTIDGAIETGASLSCPEVARLALLDPGAMDRLAVMGTDAPWSPSIAEIATAELSADDPRRMIAAVRAGCLRLAERQDASVDARLLAMGLAFRRIATARGETDGNVEAAFARYDDELLRIESELERLPAEPTVQIELLRELIIDRMRMVGAATGSSRFRRAVDRMGIALRIGDGRAADDETLTRYRAALRDVYEPFIRSRPHILHNYLLSQLHASPFPFSDGRSPLADLALAVARYALLQLLLVGVGAFEGRMTEELFVEVVQPFERAVGHDPRYLRHVLDVLTRSRAITLPSIAGMLATMRCAAGHAGRRVSVRLVRGSGERAIEPELALLRRATRARSRTLLRHLASDRAPLLRGLIDALPPERAAGDAGADSAHQPLSSMRESIRTLAGELAASIDEMNRCAELIDSIVDGRPEKVEACLDLAADVRAFVTDAHAARDRAGIVEDFLAEFEAPESVLDYLTVMTEQVLPLVAATTELAQRRRSLEARYDALVQGPLPGGDFDSPRI from the coding sequence ATGAATGGTGACGCGGACGCGGCGCGCCGCGTCGTCGTTCCCCGCTTCCTGCTGCGGTTCTCCTGTATCGGCGCGGCATGCGAGGACAACTGCTGCGCAGCAGGCTGGGAGGTCGCCGTGGACGAGGCGACCTACACGCGATACCAGTCCCTCGATCACCCGTTGGGCCCCGCGCTGCGAGAGAAGGTCGTCAAAAAGCCGGGCGTCTTCGCCACGCGACAGGACTTCGCACGGATTGCGCTAGACGAGCGCCGCGCGTGCCCATTCTTTACCCCGGAGCGCCTGTGCGGCGTCCAGCTCGCGCTCGGGCCGAGCCTCCTCTCCAACGTATGCCGCACGTACCCACGCCGCACGGTGACCATCGACGGCGCCATTGAGACCGGCGCGAGCCTCTCGTGTCCGGAGGTGGCGCGCCTCGCCCTCCTTGACCCAGGGGCGATGGACCGCCTCGCCGTGATGGGGACAGATGCGCCATGGAGCCCCTCGATCGCGGAAATTGCCACCGCCGAGCTTTCCGCCGATGACCCGCGCCGCATGATCGCCGCCGTGCGAGCGGGCTGTCTGCGTCTGGCCGAGCGGCAGGACGCCTCCGTCGACGCGCGCCTGCTCGCGATGGGGCTGGCCTTTCGACGGATCGCGACCGCGCGGGGTGAGACCGACGGCAACGTCGAGGCGGCTTTCGCCCGATACGACGACGAGCTGCTCAGGATCGAATCCGAGCTGGAGCGCCTACCCGCGGAGCCGACGGTGCAAATCGAGCTGCTGCGGGAGCTGATCATCGACCGCATGCGCATGGTTGGAGCCGCGACGGGCAGCTCGCGCTTTCGGCGCGCGGTCGACCGAATGGGGATCGCGCTCCGGATCGGAGACGGCCGCGCCGCCGACGACGAGACCCTCACGCGCTACCGCGCGGCGCTCCGCGACGTCTACGAGCCCTTTATTCGGTCCCGCCCGCACATCCTCCACAACTACCTGCTGAGCCAGCTGCACGCAAGCCCGTTTCCGTTCAGCGACGGGCGCTCACCCTTGGCCGATCTGGCGCTTGCCGTGGCCCGATATGCTCTCCTGCAGCTCCTCCTCGTCGGCGTGGGAGCCTTCGAGGGACGGATGACGGAGGAGCTTTTCGTGGAGGTGGTCCAGCCATTCGAGCGGGCCGTCGGACACGATCCGCGCTACTTGCGCCACGTCCTCGACGTCCTTACGCGAAGTCGCGCGATCACCCTTCCCTCCATCGCGGGAATGCTTGCAACCATGCGATGCGCTGCCGGCCACGCTGGACGGCGAGTCTCCGTCCGTTTGGTACGGGGTTCCGGGGAGCGCGCCATCGAGCCGGAGCTGGCGCTACTCCGCCGCGCGACGCGAGCGCGATCCCGCACGCTCCTGCGGCATCTCGCCAGCGATCGTGCGCCGCTGCTGCGCGGGCTGATCGACGCGCTTCCGCCTGAACGCGCCGCCGGCGACGCTGGGGCGGACAGCGCGCACCAGCCTCTTTCGTCGATGAGGGAGAGCATTCGGACCCTGGCCGGGGAGCTGGCGGCCAGCATCGACGAGATGAATCGATGCGCCGAGCTGATCGATTCGATCGTCGACGGGCGTCCTGAGAAGGTTGAGGCGTGCCTGGATCTGGCGGCGGACGTTCGCGCGTTCGTGACTGACGCCCACGCTGCGCGCGATCGGGCGGGAATCGTAGAGGATTTCCTCGCCGAATTCGAGGCGCCCGAGTCAGTCCTCGACTATCTCACGGTCATGACAGAACAGGTGCTCCCGCTCGTGGCGGCCACGACCGAGTTGGCGCAGCGTCGGCGCTCGTTGGAGGCGAGGTACGATGCTCTGGTTCAAGGCCCTCTTCCGGGGGGCGATTTTGACTCGCCACGTATCTGA